In the genome of Abyssalbus ytuae, the window GCGGGATAAGAACATTTTCAAAAAAGTACAGAGACACATTCTTTATCCTGCACGTTAACATTAATAAGGAATGAGTAGTCCTCAGAAGCAATCAGTAAATACTCAGGAAAAGATTATATAAACCTGATTTTCCCGGATAGTCAATCTATTTTTAAGAAGGAAAATGTTATGACATAAAGCCAACAGGGCGTAAGTAATAAAGATGAGTTTCGTCCAACCAAACTTAAAACATATAAAAAATGAAAAATCTAACATTAACATTATTGGTACTGTTTTTTACAATTTCATGTAAAAAGCAGGTTGAAAAAGAAACAAAAGAGACTGAAAAAGAAGTTACGGAAGTAAGCCTGGAAACTGCTAAAGTAACGGAAAACGATAAACCGGTTATAGATTATGCATCCTTTGGCATAGCCGCGGGGGATATTCCTAAAGGTTTGGAAACAGGGAGTGAAGTACCCGAAGTAAACCTTATTAATGAAAAAGGGGAAACGGTGTCCCTGGCAAATTTATATGAGGCAAAACCTTTGGTGGTGATTTTTTACCGGGGTTACTGGTGCCCGGTTTGCAATAAATATTTATCCGCCCTTACCGCTAATGTTTCGCAGATAGAAGAAAAAGGGGCCGGCATAATTGCTATTACACCTGAAACTTATGAAAATATTGCAAAAACCCGTGAAAAAACAGGTTTATCAATACCGGTATATTATGATAAAGACGGCGCAGCTATGAAAGCTTTTGATGTAGATTTTGCAGTTACTACCCAATATGATGAAAAAATACAGGAAAAGCTGAATGCTTCCATAAAGGAAACTAATGGGGCCGATACCTCCTTTTTGCCTGTGCCTGCTACTTATATTATTGATAAAGAAGGAAAAATAATATATAAGCAGTTTGATCCGGATTACCACAACCGTGCTTCAGCCGAAGAGATTTTAAAACACATTCCCCAATAGAAAAAGGAAAAAAGCTAATGAATAATTATAAACCTGCCAGGTTTTAAAACCTGGCAGGTTTAGTACTTACTAACTTCAACGAGTAATCAATTACGGGTATTAATATCTATGGCAAATATCCTGACTATACTATGAAACACTTTCATACTATGCTATGAAACACTTTCATACTATGCTATGAAACACTTTCATACTATGCTAT includes:
- a CDS encoding peroxiredoxin-like family protein; the protein is MKNLTLTLLVLFFTISCKKQVEKETKETEKEVTEVSLETAKVTENDKPVIDYASFGIAAGDIPKGLETGSEVPEVNLINEKGETVSLANLYEAKPLVVIFYRGYWCPVCNKYLSALTANVSQIEEKGAGIIAITPETYENIAKTREKTGLSIPVYYDKDGAAMKAFDVDFAVTTQYDEKIQEKLNASIKETNGADTSFLPVPATYIIDKEGKIIYKQFDPDYHNRASAEEILKHIPQ